The genomic interval GGGGATTGTTATACTCCTGAATACCATCGTATGAATGGTCTAGAATCTCATCTTCACCAGTCGCGCCGGTGACTTTTCGTGTAGCACTAATCAGCCAGAAAAGTAAGCCGATTGAGCCGATTGCAATGATCCAGATATACCAGTGCCAGAAACTACTCATTATCTTGTTTCTCCGTATTTTTTTTGGCTGACTCGGGTTCATCTGCGAATGGCAGATTAGCGGCTTCGTCAAAGCTGGACTTTCGTTTGCTGCTGTACGCCCATACCACCACAGCGATGAAGCCAATCATCGTTGTCACCGTAGCCAGTCCTCTTAAATCGTTAATATCCATAGGACTCTACCGTGGAATCGCCGTTCCGAGGCTTTGGAGATAGGCGACCAGAGCATCTACCTCTGTGACACCTGCAACCGCATTTTTAGCATCTGCAATGTCAGCTTCCGTATAAGGAACCCCCAATATTTTCATAGCCTTCATTTTTGCGGCTGTTTTTTCACCGTTCAGGGTGTTCTCAAATAACCACGGGAAAGCTGGCATGATAGATTCTGGAACAACATCTCTTGGGTTCCAGAGATGGGCTTTATGCCATTCATCTGAATAACGTTCACCGACTCTTTGCAGATCAGGTCCTGTCCGTTTTGATCCCCACAGGAACGGATGGTCATAAACGAATTCACCAGCCTGAGAATAGGGTCCATAACGCTCAACTTCTGCACGCAAAGGACGAACCATTTGGGTGTGACAGACGTTGCAGCCTTCGCGAATGTAAATATCGCGACCTTCGAGTTCAACTGCAGTGTAAGGCTTGAGCCCTGCAACTGGTTGGGTTGTATCTTTGATGAAAAACAAAGGCACAATCTCAATCAGACCGCCGAAGCTGATAGCAATCAGTACAAACAAGGTCATCAGGCCGAGGTTTTTTTCGACAAATTCATGTTGCATATCACTTCTCCTTAGGCTGTCTGAGGAACTGGGTCAGCATCAGACTCTTTGGTCATCTGCGCAGTTTTCCAGACGTTATAGGCCATTACTAACATGCCCAGAAGGAATATTGCACCACCGATTACACGGACTATATATCCGGGACGGCTGGCTTCAACGCTCTGAACAAAGCTGTACATCAACGTTCCGTCTTCATTAACTGCACGCCAGAAGAGGCCTTGCATAATGCCGTTGACCCACATGGCGCAGATGTAAAAAACAACACCAATAGTAGCTAACCAGAAATGCAGGTTTACAAGGGAAGAACGATACATCTCACGCACACCGAACAGTTTTGGCATCATGTGATAGACAGAGCCAATGGAAATCATTGCAACCCAACCCAGAGCACCAGAGTGAACGTGACCAATTGTCCAGTCTGTATTGTGGGAAAGTGCGTTGACGGTTTTGATGGACATCATCGGACCTT from Gynuella sunshinyii YC6258 carries:
- the ccoO gene encoding cytochrome-c oxidase, cbb3-type subunit II translates to MQHEFVEKNLGLMTLFVLIAISFGGLIEIVPLFFIKDTTQPVAGLKPYTAVELEGRDIYIREGCNVCHTQMVRPLRAEVERYGPYSQAGEFVYDHPFLWGSKRTGPDLQRVGERYSDEWHKAHLWNPRDVVPESIMPAFPWLFENTLNGEKTAAKMKAMKILGVPYTEADIADAKNAVAGVTEVDALVAYLQSLGTAIPR
- a CDS encoding CcoQ/FixQ family Cbb3-type cytochrome c oxidase assembly chaperone, producing the protein MDINDLRGLATVTTMIGFIAVVVWAYSSKRKSSFDEAANLPFADEPESAKKNTEKQDNE